Proteins encoded by one window of Pecten maximus chromosome 15, xPecMax1.1, whole genome shotgun sequence:
- the LOC117344110 gene encoding zinc finger MYM-type protein 1-like: MEYGVRRQFNVDWLKNYNWLRYSVSEDSVYCAPCFLFGSRNVDAREKTLVSTAVTKWSNLGKYIKRHIISKCHDGACNSADQFMRIHNGKEPSVLSQLDSGHAALVKRNRHSLQAIIEVIMLCGRQNISLRSHDDENSNFMVLLKDRAVRDPILKAHLESISSPKYTSPAIQNEIIGLCEQAIREHIVEKCNNAVCYSFLADEATDASTMEQIAMVVRFYSESDKMVREDFIGFVTAESTTGEALATKFIDGQRNAGLNIHKMRGQGYDGASNMSGRHRGVQARIKEVVPEAIYIHCKAHSLNLAIVHACREVLVRNMFDTVQQIGFSFNYSAKRLLTFQETLQNDAVAKEEMEKRTKLQNLCETRWASRADALYTFKSAFSTIVDSLEVLEHEGDSKARSYRCSILKFDFIISLVAVEFVIQSILPLNKLLQGKECDLVEASKEASVLIAQLRAERMDDDVWDALYQKAIDLASPHDVRPSRPRIGGRQEHRPNQPAETVSEYWKRALYIPFMDHLTMELQDRLLSANYRFLAQYLIPSLLGQLTAGHVDEIYEGYKTDLSGDRELFRREISRWRTKWSVADDPKPVDLLTTILATNRELYPDIFTCLVILLTMPVSTASAERSFSVMRRVKTYLRSTMSTTRLSGLAMLHSYRHMQLDIEDILDKFAGKKGRTMDFF, translated from the coding sequence ATGGAGTACGGTGTTCGTAGACAGTTCAACGTGGATTGGTTGAAAAATTATAATTGGCTTCGGTATTCAGTGTCCGAAGACTCAGTATACTGTGCACCATGCTTCCTGTTTGGCTCTCGCAATGTCGACGCAAGAGAGAAAACGTTAGTATCAACTGCCGTGACGAAATGGTCAAATTTGGGGAAATACATCAAAAGGCATATCATAAGTAAATGTCATGACGGAGCCTGTAACAGTGCAGATCAGTTCATGAGAATCCATAATGGTAAAGAACCTAGTGTTCTCAGTCAGCTGGATAGCGGTCATGCTGCTCTTGTCAAGAGGAATCGACATTCCCTTCAAGCCATTATTGAAGTCATCATGCTTTGCGGCAGACAGAATATATCCCTCAGGAGCCACGATGACGAAAACAGTAATTTTATGGTGCTCTTGAAAGATCGTGCAGTAAGGGATCCTATTTTGAAGGCACATTTAGAGAGCATATCTTCACCCAAATACACATCCCCGgcaatacaaaatgaaataataggACTGTGTGAACAGGCTATTCGCGAACACATAGTTGAAAAGTGCAACAACGCTGTGTGCTATTCTTTTCTAGCCGACGAAGCAACAGATGCTTCTACAATGGAACAGATCGCCATGGTGGTGCGCTTTTATTCCGAGTCTGATAAGATGGTACGAGAGGATTTCATCGGTTTTGTCACAGCAGAATCAACAACTGGCGAGGCACTTGCGACGAAATTCATTGACGGACAAAGGAATGCTGGATTGAACATTCATAAAATGAGGGGACAGGGATACGATGGGGCTAGTAATATGTCAGGGCGTCACAGGGGTGTCCAGGCTAGGATTAAGGAGGTAGTTCCCGAAGCCATATACATCCACTGTAAAGCACACTCGTTGAATCTGGCAATTGTACATGCATGTAGGGAAGTTCTCGTGCGGAATATGTTTGATACTGTCCAGCAAATTGGCTTTTCTTTCAATTATTCAGCGAAGAGGCTTTTGACATTCCAGGAAACTCTGCAAAACGATGCCGTAGCTAAAGAGGAGATGGAAAAGCGCACCAAACTCCAAAACTTGTGCGAAACCAGATGGGCCAGTAGAGCGGACGCGCTATACACCTTCAAGTCAGCCTTCTCGACAATCGTTGATTCGTTGGAAGTACTTGAGCACGAGGGCGACTCAAAAGCCAGAAGCTACCGCTGTAGTATCCTAAAATTCGACTTCATCATCTCGCTAGTAGCCGTCGAGTTTGTTATCCAAAGCATTCTACCACTCAACAAATTGTTGCAAGGCAAAGAGTGCGATCTGGTGGAAGCCTCGAAGGAAGCCAGCGTGTTGATTGCACAGCTTAGGGCAGAGCGCATGGATGATGATGTTTGGGACGCCCTATACCAAAAGGCAATTGACCTCGCCAGTCCACATGACGTTCGTCCGTCACGACCGCGAATCGGCGGCAGACAAGAACACAGACCTAACCAACCTGCGGAGACAGTCTCTGAGTATTGGAAACGGGCGTTATACATACCATTTATGGATCATCTGACCATGGAATTGCAAGATCGCCTGCTGTCAGCAAATTATCGGTTCCTCGCACAATATCTCATACCGAGCTTACTGGGACAGTTGACAGCAGGACACGTAGATGAGATCTACGAGGGGTATAAGACTGACCTAAGCGGTGACAGGGAATTGTTTCGTAGAGAGATCTCACGATGGAGAACAAAGTGGTCGGTAGCAGATGATCCCAAACCCGTCGACCTTCTCACCACAATCTTGGCAACAAACCGCGAGTTGTACCCAGACATTTTCACATGCTTGGTCATTCTGCTGACGATGCCCGTATCAACTGCTTCGGCAGAAAGATCCTTTAGTGTGATGCGGCGCGTGAAAACGTACCTCAGGTCGACAATGTCGACTACCCGCCTCTCTGGACTAGCCATGTTGCATTCGTACAGACATATGCAATTGGATATCGAAGATATTCTCGATAAGTTTGCTGGGAAAAAAGGCCGGacaatggattttttttaa